Below is a window of Cytobacillus firmus DNA.
GTAGTCCCTGCATTGCTGCTGGGGATTGATTTTATCGCCAGAAGGAACATGAGTATTCTCCTTTTGAATATCAATATGATTAAATAAATGCTTGTCCATAAAATAACGGTAACTATTCGGGTCTATACCAGAAAGCCCCAAATATTCATCCAGATTAAATGTTGTTACGTCCCTGTAGGATGTATGCTTCTTTTGATGATCGTCTATCAATCGATCATACAATCCAACTGGGGTACCGCCTGTTGCCAATCCCAGCTTAATATCAGGGCTGCGGCGAACTCTTTCGATTAAAAATCCCGCTGCTTTTTGACTCATTTCATCATAATTTTTTGCTTGTAAGACTTTCACTGCTGTTCTCCTCCTCGATGATAGGCAAGCTCTCCGCGGCAAAATGTCATGGCTGCTTCAAGCTGCTCATCCAATATCACGATATCAGCATCTTTTCCAATGCTAAGGGTTCCTTTGCGATCAATGACATTTAACTGCTTAGCCGGATTTACAGAAGCCATTTGGATTGCATCTTCCAGTGAGCAGCCCGTGAAAGCCATCATATTTTTCATTGCATTTCCGAGTTTTAGAATGCTCCCTGCGAGGGTCCCATCCTGTAAAACAGCCTTCCCGTCTTCAACCGTTACAGCCTGTCCGCCAAGATCATAGACTCCACTTTTTAAGCATTTGGCACGCATGGCGTCTGTGATAAGAATCAGTTCTTTTTCGCCTTTTTGCTGAAAGGCAAGCTTCATCATTTCAGGACGTACATGAACACCGTCGGCGATTAATTCTGCTGTTAATTCTTCGCGAAGCAAAGCAGCACCCACCACACCGGGTTCCCGATGATGCAGGCCGCGCATTTGATTAAATAGGTGTGTGACATGTTTAGCACCAGCCTCAATAGCTTGGGAGACTTCTTCATATGTGGCATCGGAATGGCCGATAGAAGCAATAATGCCGTTTTCATCCAGGTATTTCACCATTTCCATGCCGCCTGGCTGTTCAGGAGCCAGTGTAACAATTTTTACCGTTTTATTTGCGAGATTATTCCACTTTTCAAATTGCTCAATACTGGAATTTACAATGAACTCCTCAGGCTGAGCACCAGCTTTGGACTTATTGACATAAGGTCCTTCAAGGTGGATGCCAAGAATTTCTGCTTTACCGGGAGGCTGATTCTTCTGTATATAGCCCCCAGCGTTTATTAGAGCCTTTTCAATGGCTGTTTGGCTCTGAGTCATTGTTGTGGCTAAGAAGCTGGTAGTTCCTTCTTTAGGAAGAGCAGCAGACATGATCTCTAACGCCTCCACTGTGGCATCCATCACATCAGCACCATTAACTCCATGTATATGAATATCTATTAGTCCGGGAATGGCCAGAAAGGAAGAGGGAACTTCCATCACTTCAACTCCCTCCGGTGATGGAAGTTCCGTGATTGGTCCAATCCCGATTATCTGG
It encodes the following:
- the nagA gene encoding N-acetylglucosamine-6-phosphate deacetylase, whose amino-acid sequence is MKAILLKGMQIYAEDQKIEEGYILLQDHQIIGIGPITELPSPEGVEVMEVPSSFLAIPGLIDIHIHGVNGADVMDATVEALEIMSAALPKEGTTSFLATTMTQSQTAIEKALINAGGYIQKNQPPGKAEILGIHLEGPYVNKSKAGAQPEEFIVNSSIEQFEKWNNLANKTVKIVTLAPEQPGGMEMVKYLDENGIIASIGHSDATYEEVSQAIEAGAKHVTHLFNQMRGLHHREPGVVGAALLREELTAELIADGVHVRPEMMKLAFQQKGEKELILITDAMRAKCLKSGVYDLGGQAVTVEDGKAVLQDGTLAGSILKLGNAMKNMMAFTGCSLEDAIQMASVNPAKQLNVIDRKGTLSIGKDADIVILDEQLEAAMTFCRGELAYHRGGEQQ